DNA from Asanoa sp. WMMD1127:
GATCCCGCCACCGCCGAGCCGGAGCCACCTTGCTCGTCCTCGGAGGGCTGCTGCGGGCCGGACCGTTTGCGGTGCCGGGCGGCCCGGCGGGCAAGGAGCACGTTGCAGCCGGTGTAGAGCACGGCGCCACCGACCGCGCCTAGCGCCGTCGGGGTTATGCCGGCCCGGCTCGTGCGCTTCGGCGATGAGCTCGAACGCGACCGCGGACAACAGCACGCCGGCCCCGAACGCCATCACGGAGGCAATCACCTTGCGTGGGACGGCGGCCAGGTAGCCGACCGCCGCGCCGATCACCGGGGCGCCTCCCGCGAGCAGTCCCCACCCACCCGCCGCCAACCATCCAGGCATGCCCGCAACTGCCCGACGAGCCGGGCCCACAAACGCCTTGCCTCTTTGCGTGTGGCGGTGCGGCGCTCGGCCAGCCAGTGCTCGGTTGACGCCGCTCGTCCGTTTGAGCGTCGCGCTCGCCGACCGCCGATCGCAGCCTCGCCAGCGTGTGGAACATTTCGCTTGCAACGCTCGCCCGGGGCTGCCAGCTCGAATGGGTGCGCCCCGCACGGTGGTTGCCGAGTTTCGAAGCGGATCGTTTCAGCCATCGATATCAGCAGGTCTCGTCCTCGCCACCGACACCTGGCTGCGCCGCGCGATCTTCGAGGTCGAGCAGATCCGGTCACGCCGCCTTGAACGCTGCCGGCAGGACCTCCTCGACGGCCACGTCGTCCTGATGGTCCATCTGCGGGTGAGCCCGGCGGACCAACCGTCGGCACCGCAACGGGCGGGCTGCGATGATCAGCCGACCGTTACGCCGGGCCGGGGAGGATGTTGCTGGCGCGTACATGCCGAAGCATGTACGCACACGTTTTGGCATGTGCGGCTCGCGCACCCTTGCCCCCGGCCTGGCGTGGTCAGCCGGTTTCGTCTGCATTCGGCATTAGCGAGACCGGTTCCAAGCGGCGGCGCTTCGGCCTTGGCGTGTATGTGGCTGCGAGCGGAGGCGTGGCAGGATCGGTGCCGTGTTGGGAACTTTGAAGACCGAGCCGGCGCGTGGGCGGGCTGACCTGCTGGCCAAGCCGGTTGTTGAGGCGCTCGAGAGCTGGCCGGCCGACGGCGACACGCCGGTCGACGACGTGCTGGTAGCGCCGATCGACCCCGAGTTGGCCGATACGGCTGCCTTCTGCGAGGCGTACGACGTCGGTTTGGACGTGTCCGCCAACTGCGTGATCGTGGCGGGCAAGCGCGGTGGCGAGGCTCGCTACGCCGCGTGCCTCGTGTTGGCGACCACGCGGGCTGACGTCAACGGTGTCGTGCGCAAGATGCTCGACGCGCGCAAGGCAAGCTTCGCCCCGATGGACGAGGCGGTGGAGCTGACAGGGATGGAGTACGGCGGGATCACGCCGATCGGGTTGCCGGCCGACTGGCCGATCCTGGTCGATGCCCGCGTCGCCGGCACGGCGCGGGTGATCATCGGGTCCGGGGTGCGGCACAGCAAGATCGAGCTGCCGGGTGCCGCGCTGGCGGGGCTGCCCAACGCGCAGGTGGTCGAGGGCCTCGCGCGCTGAGGCGGTTCATGTTCCACGTGGAACATGAAGATCAACTAGTCGCGCCGGCTGCCTCGCGCTTCTCGACCTCGGCCAGGACCTCCAGCAGGGTGGCCGGCTCCTGGGCGCCGCTCACGCCGTACTTGCCCGCGAAGATGAACATCGGCACCGCCGTGATGCCGAGGTCCCGCGCCTCGGCCAACGCCGCACGCACCTCGTCGGCGCCGCCGCCCGACTCCAGGTAGGCAGCCACCGCCGCCTCGTCGAGTCCGATGGTCCCCGCCAGCCGCGCGAGCTGCGCGTGCGACCCGACGTCGACGCCATCGACGAAGTGGGCCTCGTACAACGCCTCCACCATCTCGCCCGACTTGCCCTCCTCGTCGGCGAGCCGCACCACCCGATGCGCGTCGAACGTGTTCGCGGTCAGCGACTTCGCGAAGTCGATCTCCAAACCGTCCATGGCCGCGGTCTTCGCGGTGTGCTCGGTGATCTGCCGAGCCCGCGCCGGACCGCCGAACTTGCGCGCCAACGCCTCGATGGTCGGCTCGGGATGCGAAACGGGGGAAGGGTCAAGCTGGAACGGCCGGTAGCGGACGCGCACATCGCGGGGGTACGACGCGAGCGCCTTCTCGAGCCGGCGCTTGCCGATGTAGCACCACGGGCAGACGACATCGGCGTAGATTTCGATTTCCACGCTCACGCCAACCCGCGGTTCAGGAGATCTGTTCCCTGACCTGCCGCTTGAGCCGAGCCAGAATCGCGCTGCCGCCACGTACCCGCAGCGGACTGATCGCCTGCGCCAACCCCATCTGCTGGTAGAGATCGTCGGGCACGGACAGCACCTCGTCGGCGGTCGCGCCGGACAGTCCCTCGGCCAGGATGCCCGCGAACGCCCGCGTCGTCGGCGCCTCCGGCGGGCAGTCGAACCAGGTGGTCACGGTCTTGTCCGCGGCCACCTCGACCTTGAGAAAGAACGGCGTCTGACACTCGGGTACGGGCTCCATCCCCGCATGCCCCGCCATCTCCGCGGGCAACTCGGGCACGGCATCGGAGTACTCGAGCAACATCTCCAGCACCACATCACGCGGCGCTGACCGAAACTCCTCGACGATCTCAGCCAACTTCGGCGGCATGCCCCCACGTTAGTTCGACCGCCCGCCAACGCCACATCCAGCCGCCCCGGACGAAGGAGTGTGCGCCCGAAGTGCGCGCCCGAACCGGCGCGCCCGCAACGCAGCACCAGAGGCGCCGTGCCAATGGCCGGGGGGCCGAGGTCGCGCCCGACGGCCGGGCGGACGTCGCCGGCGAGCCCACCCCGGCTGCTCCTTTCGGTCCTGGACCAGGTTTCCGGGCCGGCCTTCGAGCCCGACACCCGACTCCGCCTTGTGCCGGACCGGAGGGAGGCACCGGGGCACCGAGCCTGACGGCTGGGCGCGAAGGCCGGCTGGGGCCCGGTGGCTGGGCGCGAAGGCCGGCCCCGAGGGCCTGACGGCTGGGCGCGAAGGCCGGCTGGGGCCCGGTGGCTGGGCGCGAGGCCGGCCGGACTGACGGCTGAGCCCGAAGCCCGGGCTCGGGGCGCCGACCGACGGTTGTCAAGACCGGCCTTGGGGGCCCGACGGAGCGGCGCGAGGGCCAGACCCGTGACGAGTGGGTTCAAGACCGGGCTCGACGGCGCGGCCCCAGGGCCAGCCTCGTGACGACCGCCGGGCTGGTCTGATGGCCGGACCGTGGGTGCCGCGCCCGCCCAGAGCGGGGCCGCGCCGCAGGGCCGCGGAATGGCCTCTAGCGCCGCGCCCCAAGGGCGACCCGCCGGCTAGTTGCGCTGCGCCGACACGGCGGTCTCGTGGATGAGGGCCAGATCGCCCATGGCGATGATCCCCACCAACTGCCGCTCGGCATCCGCGACCAGGATGCGGCGCACCGCGCGTGCCCGCATCAGGTCCGCCGCTTCCTTCAGCGTCGCCGCCTGTTCGATGATCACGATTTCGCGGACCGCGACCTCTCCGAGCGTCACGGAAGACGGCTTGCGGTTGGTGGCGACCGCGCGGACCACGATGTCGCGGTCGGTGACCATTCCGGCCAGGTTGGCGCCGTCGGTCACCACGACGTCCCCGATGTCGGCTTCGGCCATCGCGCGGGCGGCCTCGTCGAGGGGTGTCTCCGCCGGCAGGTAGACGATTCGTTTGGTCATCACGTCCGCAACACGCACAGTGGCCACGACGCCTCCCCGCTCCCCCAGTGTCACCGGCGACCGACCGATACCGCTCCGGCTAAGCCGACGGTACGCCGGAAATGGCCGCGCGAGTCGCAATCACTTCAGCAACCTCCTCCACGGCGATGTCGGTTCGTTCACCGGTCGCCCGGTCGCGCAGCTCGACGTAACCCTCCGCGAAACGGCGGCCGACCACCACCGCGGTGGGGATGCCGATCAGCTCCGCGTCCGTGAACTTCACGCCCGGCGACACGTTGGCGCGATCATCGACCAGGACTCGCAGGCCCAGGCCACTCAACCGCTCACCGAGCGCCAGCGCGCCCGCGACCTGGTCGCCCTTGCCCGCCGCGATCAGGTGGACGTCGACCGGCGCCACCGCGGCCGGCCAGACCAGCCCGCGGTCGTCGTGGTGCTGCTCCGCGATCGCGGCGATCGCCCGTGAGACGCCGATCCCGTAGGAACCCATCGTCGGCCGGACCGGCTTGCCGTCCACACCGAGTGCGTCCAAGGAGAACGCGTCGGTGAACCGGCGGCCCAGCTGGAAGATGTGCCCGATCTCGACGCCCCGCCGCATCGTCAAGGACCCGAGACCGCCGCACGATGGGCACGGGTCGCCGGCCCGCACCTCGGCCGCCTCGATCGTCCCGTCGGCGACGAAGTCGCGGCCATGGGTGACGTTGACCGCGTGCTGACCCGGCGAGTTGGCACCCGTCAGCCAGGCCGTGCCGACCGCCACCCGCGGGTCGACGAGATAACGGATCCCGAGCCCGGCCAGCACCTGCGGCCCGATGTAGCCCCGCACCAGCGACGGATGCGCCGCCCAGTCGTCGAAGAGTGAGACCGTCGCCGGCTCGAGTGCGGCCGCCAACCGCTTGAGGTCGACCTCGCGGTCGCCGGGCACCCCGATCACCAGCGGCGCGCCCTTCCCACCCGGCGGCGTCACCGTGACCACGACGTTCTTGAGCGTGTCGGCCGCCGTCCAGTCGGTGCGGCCGCCGAGCGCGCGGGCGTTGGCCAACGCCACCAGCGACTCGATGGTCGGCGTGTCCGGGGTGTCATGCGTCGTGGCGGCCGGCCGCGCCGCGGGATCCGACGCCGGCGCGGGCGGCGTCACCACCGCCTCGGTGTTGGCGGCGTAGTCACACGCCGCACAGGCGACATAGGTGTCCTCCCCGACCGGAGTCGTGGCCAGGAACTCCTCGGAGGCCGACCCACCCATCAGCCCTGACATGGCCCGCACGATCACGTAGCGCATGCCCAACCGATCGAAGATCCGCTGGTACGCGGCCCGCATGTGCGCGTAGGACTCGCGCAGCCCGTCGTCGGTCACGTCGAACGAGTAGGCGTCCTTCATCAGGAACTCCCGCAGCCGCAGCAGGCCGGCCCGGGGCCGCGCCTCGTCGCGATATTTGGTCTGCACCTGGTAGAGCAGCACCGGATAGTCCCGGTAGGAGCTGAACAGGTCGCGCACCAGCAGCGCGAACATCTCCTCGTGGGTCGGCGCCAGCAGGAACTCGGCCCCGCGCCGGTCGGTCAGCCGGAAGATGCCGTCGCCGTATTCGGTCCAGCGCCCACTGGTCTCGTAGGGCTCGCGCGGCAGCAGCGCCGGGAACTGCACCTCCTGCCCACCCACCGCGGCCATCTCCGCCCGGACCACCTCGGTCACCCGGTCGACCATCAGCTTGCCGAGCGGCAGCCAGGTGAACCCGCCCGGCGCCGCGCGCCTGATGTAGCCGGCCCGCACCAGCAGGCGGTGGCCGGCGACCTCGGCGTCAGCCGGATCCTCGCGCAGCGTGCGGAGGAACAGCGTGGTCATGCGGAGCAACATTCGCGCAGCTTAGGCGCGACAAGCGCACGGATCGACCGAGTTTGCGGGCCACCGGCCAACTACCTGCATTAACACAGTGATGTTGCTGACACGTACGGGTGTCGTACACCCCTGCCAGTGCCAGAATGCGGCTCGTGCGTTGGGGAAGTTTCGTCGCGGTCGGCGACAGTTTCACCGAGGGAATGGACGATCCCTACCCGGACGGCAGCTACCGCGGGTGGGCCGACCTGGTCGCTGCGCGGCTCGCCGTCGACCGGCCTGACTTCCGTTACGCCAACCTGGCGATCCGCGGCCGCCTGTTCCCGAACGTCGTGGCCGAGCAGGTGCCGGCCGCCGTCGCGATGCGGCCAGACCTGGTCAGCTTCGCGGCCGGCGGCAACGACGTGCTGCGCCGCTCGTTCGACCCGGCCACGCTGATGGAACGGTTCGACGCCGTGGTGGCCGAGCTGCGGGGGACCGGGGCCGACGTCGTCGTGTTCCGGTTCGCCGACGTGACGGCCCGGCTGCCCGGTCAACGGATCATCGGCCCGCGGGCGGCGGTGCTCAACCGCGCGGTGGGCGAGACCGCCGAGCGGCACGGGGCGCACCTGATCGACCTGTTCGCCGACGACGAGTTCCGCAACCCGGTGATGTGGGGCCCGGACCGCCTGCACCTGTCGGGGGCCGGCCACCGCCGGGTCGCCGGACACGTGCTGACCTCGCTCGGCGTGCAGTCGAATCCGGAGTGGATGATCCCGCCGGACAAGCTGCCGTCGGCGCGCTGGCTCGCCGCCCGGGCCGCCGACGCCCGCTGGGCCGGCCGGCACCTCGCGCCCTGGATCAAGCGCCGCCTGACCGGCCGCTCGTCCGGTGACCTGGTCACGGCGAAGCGCCCCGAACTGTCGCCCTTCGGCGAGATCGGGTGACCCGCGTGTGACCTCGGCGGTGTTCACTGTGGTCCATGCCACAGTTGACCCGTCGATCGCTGCTGACCGCCACCGCGGCCGCCGGCCTGGTGGGTGTCGCCGCCTGTGAGGCGGACGGGCAGCAGACCGCCGGCCGCACACCGCCGTTCGATCCGCGTGACTGGGCGAGCGTCCGGGCCCAGTTCGCTTTGGACCCGACCGTGGCGCACCTGTCCACGTACGTCTTCGCCCCGCACCCGGCCCCCGTGCGCGCCGCGATCGAGCAGCACCGCGCCGGCCTCGACCGCGACCCGATCGGCTATCTCCACGCGCACGAGGCCGACGCCGAAGCCCGGGTGGCCGGCGCCGCGATGCGCTACCTGGGCACGGGCGCCGACGGGATCGCCTTCACCGACTCGACCACGCTCGGGCTCGGCCTCCTCTACGGCGGGCTGCGGCTGAGCAGGAACGACGAGGTGGTCACCACGACCCACGACTTCTACGCCACCCACGAGGCGCTGCGCCTGCGGGCCGACCGCGACGGGGTCACGGTGCGGCCGGTCGAGCTCTACACCGACCCCGCCACCGCCAGCGTCGACCAGATCGTCGGCAAGCTGACGGCGGCGGTAGGCCCGCGGACCCGGGTGGTCGCGGTGACCTGGGTCCACTCCAGCACCGGCGTCCGCCTGCCGATCCGGGCGATCGCCGACGCCCTGGCCGGCAAGAACCTGCTGCTCTGCGTCGACGGCGTGCACGGCTTCGGCGCGGTCGACGCGACACCGGCCGGCCTGGGCTGCGACTTCCT
Protein-coding regions in this window:
- a CDS encoding YbaK/EbsC family protein; amino-acid sequence: MGTLKTEPARGRADLLAKPVVEALESWPADGDTPVDDVLVAPIDPELADTAAFCEAYDVGLDVSANCVIVAGKRGGEARYAACLVLATTRADVNGVVRKMLDARKASFAPMDEAVELTGMEYGGITPIGLPADWPILVDARVAGTARVIIGSGVRHSKIELPGAALAGLPNAQVVEGLAR
- a CDS encoding DsbA family oxidoreductase, whose protein sequence is MEIEIYADVVCPWCYIGKRRLEKALASYPRDVRVRYRPFQLDPSPVSHPEPTIEALARKFGGPARARQITEHTAKTAAMDGLEIDFAKSLTANTFDAHRVVRLADEEGKSGEMVEALYEAHFVDGVDVGSHAQLARLAGTIGLDEAAVAAYLESGGGADEVRAALAEARDLGITAVPMFIFAGKYGVSGAQEPATLLEVLAEVEKREAAGATS
- a CDS encoding SufE family protein — translated: MPPKLAEIVEEFRSAPRDVVLEMLLEYSDAVPELPAEMAGHAGMEPVPECQTPFFLKVEVAADKTVTTWFDCPPEAPTTRAFAGILAEGLSGATADEVLSVPDDLYQQMGLAQAISPLRVRGGSAILARLKRQVREQIS
- a CDS encoding CBS domain-containing protein, which codes for MATVRVADVMTKRIVYLPAETPLDEAARAMAEADIGDVVVTDGANLAGMVTDRDIVVRAVATNRKPSSVTLGEVAVREIVIIEQAATLKEAADLMRARAVRRILVADAERQLVGIIAMGDLALIHETAVSAQRN
- a CDS encoding proline--tRNA ligase yields the protein MLLRMTTLFLRTLREDPADAEVAGHRLLVRAGYIRRAAPGGFTWLPLGKLMVDRVTEVVRAEMAAVGGQEVQFPALLPREPYETSGRWTEYGDGIFRLTDRRGAEFLLAPTHEEMFALLVRDLFSSYRDYPVLLYQVQTKYRDEARPRAGLLRLREFLMKDAYSFDVTDDGLRESYAHMRAAYQRIFDRLGMRYVIVRAMSGLMGGSASEEFLATTPVGEDTYVACAACDYAANTEAVVTPPAPASDPAARPAATTHDTPDTPTIESLVALANARALGGRTDWTAADTLKNVVVTVTPPGGKGAPLVIGVPGDREVDLKRLAAALEPATVSLFDDWAAHPSLVRGYIGPQVLAGLGIRYLVDPRVAVGTAWLTGANSPGQHAVNVTHGRDFVADGTIEAAEVRAGDPCPSCGGLGSLTMRRGVEIGHIFQLGRRFTDAFSLDALGVDGKPVRPTMGSYGIGVSRAIAAIAEQHHDDRGLVWPAAVAPVDVHLIAAGKGDQVAGALALGERLSGLGLRVLVDDRANVSPGVKFTDAELIGIPTAVVVGRRFAEGYVELRDRATGERTDIAVEEVAEVIATRAAISGVPSA
- a CDS encoding SGNH/GDSL hydrolase family protein; protein product: MRWGSFVAVGDSFTEGMDDPYPDGSYRGWADLVAARLAVDRPDFRYANLAIRGRLFPNVVAEQVPAAVAMRPDLVSFAAGGNDVLRRSFDPATLMERFDAVVAELRGTGADVVVFRFADVTARLPGQRIIGPRAAVLNRAVGETAERHGAHLIDLFADDEFRNPVMWGPDRLHLSGAGHRRVAGHVLTSLGVQSNPEWMIPPDKLPSARWLAARAADARWAGRHLAPWIKRRLTGRSSGDLVTAKRPELSPFGEIG
- a CDS encoding aminotransferase class V-fold PLP-dependent enzyme; its protein translation is MPQLTRRSLLTATAAAGLVGVAACEADGQQTAGRTPPFDPRDWASVRAQFALDPTVAHLSTYVFAPHPAPVRAAIEQHRAGLDRDPIGYLHAHEADAEARVAGAAMRYLGTGADGIAFTDSTTLGLGLLYGGLRLSRNDEVVTTTHDFYATHEALRLRADRDGVTVRPVELYTDPATASVDQIVGKLTAAVGPRTRVVAVTWVHSSTGVRLPIRAIADALAGKNLLLCVDGVHGFGAVDATPAGLGCDFLVSGGHKWLHGPRGTGLVWGSERGWSRFTPSVPSFDGRSLAAWVTTGRAAAATTPPGPLATPGGYHSFEHRWALADAFHLHDSIGRGRVAGRVRELATRLKEGLAGIKEVTVVTPRDPELSAGLVCCAVGDLRVDEAVGRLAAAKVVASATPYRDSYLRFGPGIANSEEHVDAALRAVRDLV